The Opitutus sp. ER46 DNA window ACTTCGGGCTGCAGGCGGCCGCGTTCGGCGCGGACGCCTTCCGCCGCCTGCGCGCGCTTGGCCGCGATTGCGTCGAGGACCGGCTGGTGGGCGGCCGCGGCGGAGACGAAGCTGGCGGCGCTCTCCAGCGGTGACGTGATCACGAACAGCGGCGACTCGGGGAGCGGCGGTTGTTCGTCCGCGAGGAGACCGGCCAGGGCGATGCCCGCAATTTCCACGAGACGGTCGGCCTTCTGTTTCTCGCGGCGGGCCTCGGCGCGTGCGACGTCGGCGTGGAGCCGTTCGGCACGGTTGACGAACCCCTCCGCCTCGAGCCGCGTCGCCTGGCGGAGGTGTTCCTCGACGCCGGCGAGGACGGTGACCCGAGTGGCCTGGACGACGCGCGCGAGCTGCAACCCGTAGTAGCGGCGGACGAGTTCGGTGAACAACGCGTTTTCCGTCTGGCGCCAGGCGGCCTCGCTTTCTGCCACGCCGGCCTCACCCGCGCGGCGGGCGGCCTGGATGCGACCACCAGTGTAGAGCGGCCACATCGCGGTGACCTGCCCTTTGAAGAACTGGTTGTTCTGCACCGGCGTCGCAAAGGACGGCACGGTGGCGGGCGATATGCTGGGGTGGAGCTTCAGCATGGCTGAGCGAATCGGATCGAGATCGAGGACGATCGGCTCGTCGATCCAGGTCTGGGTGAGCGCGAGATCGATTTGGGGCTGCAGCAGGCTGCGCGTGGCGGTCTGCTCGTGGCCGCGGCGCTCGCGTTCAGCACGGGCCGCCTGCAGGGCCGGGTTCCTCTGCTGGAGCTGGCGCCAGGCTTCAGCGAACGGGAGCGGTGCCGCCGTTACGGCCGAGACCACGAGGGCCACCGTGGCGGCCAGCAGCACGCGAGGAAGATGAGCGAGCTTCGAAGGGGTCATGGGCGCAGCCGGGCAATCCGGCGGCAGGATCATGTCGGGCTGAGGCAAGGCGCGCAATCGCGGCGCAGCCCAATTCACTGGCGCGAATACGGCAAAT harbors:
- a CDS encoding TolC family protein; its protein translation is MTPSKLAHLPRVLLAATVALVVSAVTAAPLPFAEAWRQLQQRNPALQAARAERERRGHEQTATRSLLQPQIDLALTQTWIDEPIVLDLDPIRSAMLKLHPSISPATVPSFATPVQNNQFFKGQVTAMWPLYTGGRIQAARRAGEAGVAESEAAWRQTENALFTELVRRYYGLQLARVVQATRVTVLAGVEEHLRQATRLEAEGFVNRAERLHADVARAEARREKQKADRLVEIAGIALAGLLADEQPPLPESPLFVITSPLESAASFVSAAAAHQPVLDAIAAKRAQAAEGVRAERGRLQPEVYWFGVKELNRGDLTVLEPDWATGVGVRLPLWDRSDRLSRVRAARAQERRASLLQDDTRRSVQTLVEKSHREVVSAQEQFESLHEALTLARENLRVRQAAFREGQATSLEVVDAQLALARVETERAAAANDFVVALAALLEASGQSSRFLSYEAAAEQKIVP